GGGCGCCGCGCGCGGCCCATGGGACAACCAGACCTACATCAACAACGAGGAGAACGCTCATTGAACACAACGCACCTCACACGCTTTACGGGCATCCGCGTCGCCCTTTGGTTCGCGGCGCTGGCGGCCCTGCTCATCCTGTCGCCCTCCGAGAAAACCCTCGGCGACGTGGTGAAACTGGTGTACCTGCACGGCGCGCTGGTGCGCACGGGTCTGCTGGCATTCACCGCGGCGGGCATCCTCGGCCTGGCGGCGCTGGTTGACCGACGCCAGGGCACGGCGCGCTGGAGCGAGGCGGTGGGCCACACAGCCCTGGTGGTCTGGACGGTGTACGTGCTGTCCAGCATGGTGGTAACCTACCTGGCGTGGGGCGTGGCCATTGCCTGGGGCGAGCCTCGGGTACGGGCCAGCGCCCACATCTTCCTGGCGGCGGCGGCATTCTGGGTGCTGTCCTACATCATCCAGGACTGGCGGGCAACGGCCGCGCTCAATGCCATCCTGGGCGCGCTGGCCTGGGCGCTGGTGCGGAGCGCGGGCGTGATCATCCACCCGGTGGACCCCATCGGCGGCTCGGCCTCGGCGGCCATCAAGGCGTTCTACGCGGGCATCGTCGCGTGCGTAATCCTGCTGGCGGCGGAATTGGCCCTGTGGTTTGCGAAGAGGACCGCCCCGCGCCAACCCCACGGGTGAGACGAACCGCGAGCGGCCCCGCCAAACCCAAACAACATGCACACATGATCTTCAGACTTTCTTCACAACCCGGCGTTAGGATTTGCACAACCCTATACGTCGGGAGGTTTGACTGTGACAAAGCACGGCACCAAATCGTGGACACCGCTGCTCAGGAGACTGAGCCAATTGGCCTTTGGAATGTTCATCCTCATCTCAAGTGTCCGCCATTCGTTGGCCACCACCGAGGGATCACTCCCATCTGTTGATGCGTATTGCCCATTCGGCGGGCTGGAGACACTGTGGAAACTGGCAACCCAAGGCTCGTTTATATCAAAAACGCATCCCTCCAACATCGTGCTGGCGTTGGGGCTTCTCACAGGCACGTTGCTTGTGGGGGGCGCCTTCTGCGGGTGGGTTTGCCCCTTCGGCGGACTGCAGGATTTGCTCCAGTGGGTGCGGCGCAAACTGCGGCTCCCCGAGGTAAAGGTTCCCGCGAGGCTGGACAGAGTCCTCACCTACGGGCGCTACCTCGTCCTCGCGGGTATCCTGTATGCCACCATCCAGACGGGGAAAATGTGGTTCGCGGACTATGACCCGTACCGCACGATCTTCAGTCTCGGCTGGCTGTTTGAGTTCAACTGGGCCGAAGCGTGGCCCGCTTACGTAACAAGTCTTGCGATCCTGGTCGGCGCGTTGTTCATCCCGCGGCTGTGGTGCAGGTACCTGTGCCCGCTGGGCGCTGTCATCTCCCTGGGGCAACGGCTCAGCATCTTCCGCATCCGCCGCAACCCGCAGACCTGTATCTCTTGCCACAAGTGCGACAGGGTTTGCCCCGCCAAGATCACCGTGTCCAAGAAGCAAAGCGTAACCGCCGACTGTGTCGCGTGCCTGAAGTGCGTGGAAGTTTGTCCGGTCAAGGATACGCTATACGTGGGGCTGATTGTGGACAAAACGGCGACCGCTGCCCCCAAGGAGGTAACCGCGTGAGAGTCCATCGCTACGTTTTGCCTTTCGTGTTCATCGCCGTGCTCCTGGGAAGCGTCCAGGTTGCCAAGGTCGCGGGCTACTGGTCAACCAGCGGCAAGACGGTTGTCCGCGTGGACGCCTCGGGCCAGGCAGACCCTGCGGACATCAAAGGTTGGATGACGCTCGCCCAGGTCAGCGAACTCTACGGAATTCCGAAGGAAGAACTGTGGGCGCGACTGAATCTCCCCGCCGACCTGCCCGCCGACACAGCGCTGAAGGACGTGGAGAAACTCGTGCCGGATTTTGAGACGAGCGCCGTCCGCGACGCCGTGGCAGCGTACAGGGCCGAGCAACCCGATTCGGCGCCGCTGCCGTCCGAGAATGCGCCTGTCGCAAAACCGTCAGGGGAAGGCGAGGCCACGCCCACGCCTGTTCCGCCCGATGCGGAAGGCACTTCTGCCGCCGTCCCGTCCACCGAAGAAATCAAGGGCAAGAACACCCTGGCCGAGATAGCAGACATGTACGGCATCCCCGTGGAGCGCCTGGTCGCCGAATCGGGCTTGCCCGCCGACGTGGACACCAAGACGCAACTCAAGGACATTACGTCGCAATATGGGATAGAGTTGTTGGCCATACGAGAGGCCGTGGACAGGATTCTGGCCGCGAGGTAATTGGAAACCTGCCCGACGCTCGCAATCAGTTGGTGGCGCAACGCCAAGACACGTAGGGCGGCTTTCCATAGCCGCCGGCCTCCGGGGGCAGGTATGGAAACCTGCCCTACGCTACGCGCGCAGTCGGGCGGATTTGCGTTCGCGCGCTACTGCTGTATAATGCGTTGGCTGCGATGCACCTGAACATCACCCATACAGTTCCACCGGTGAGGTGACCCTGTCCGAAAGGCTGGGCCGAACGGGGGAAGTCCGGTGCTCCGCCCACGCGGAAAGTCCGGCGCTGTCCCGCAACTGTAGGTTTGGGCCGAGTGGCTGCGGCGCAAGATCGCATCTTGCCTCGCGGCACCCGTTCCCAAACAAGCCAGGATACCCGCCTCACCGCGATTCCAAGTACCTTCGCGAGAAAGGGGGCTGGAAGATGAAGACGAAAATCGGCATTTGAGTTGTCCCCTTGTCCCAGCGGCAAGGGGATTTTTGTTTCGGTACGCTGGACTCGGATACCCTCTCAACCCAATTTGACTCAGGAGACTCGGAAATGAACAAGCGAACGCGCATTCTGGCAGGCGCGCTGGCCGTCCTGCTGTTGATTGTTCTGATCGTGTACCTCGCGCCGCGGCTGGCGGGGACACCGCAGCAAGCCGCGCCCACGGCAACCCCCGTGCCGCCCACCGCGACACCCGTGCCGCCCACGCCAACGCCCGCCCCGGTTCAGGTTACGGATGACCTGGGCAAGGCGCTGACCCTGCCGAAACCGCCGCAGCGCATCATCTCGCTGGCGCCGAGCGTAACCGAGATTCTGTTCGCCATCGGCGCGGGCGACAAGGTAGTGGGCGTGCAGGACTTCAGCAACTACCCGCCCGAGGCGGCGTCGCTGCCCAAAATCGGCGGGTTCCCGCTCAACTACGAACTCATCGCGTCGCTCCAGCCCGACCTGTGCATCGGCGCGGACATCACCAGCCCCGACGACATCGCCAAACTGGAGGACCTGGGGCTGAAGGTCATGATCGTCAACCGCACCGACCTGGAAGGCATCTTCACTAACATTGAGTTGGTGGGCAAAGCCGTCGGCATGGAGCAGTCGGCCAATGCGCTGGCGGCATCGCTGCGGGCCGAATTGCAGGCGCTCCAGGATCGGCTGAAGGCCGCCACGACCAAGCCGCGCGTCTTCGTGGAACTGGACGAGACGCTGTACACCGTGGGGCCGGGTTCGTTCATCCACCCGCTGGTGGAACTGGCCGGAGGCACGAACATCGCCGCCGACGCCAACAACCCCTACCCTCAACTGAGCGCCGAGCAGATCATCGCCAAAGACCCGGAGGTCATCATCCTGACCGACGCGGCCTACGGCGTTACGCCCGAGCAGGTGAAGGCGCGGGCCGGATGGGATCAGATCACGGCGGTGAAGACGGGAGCGGTGTACCCCATTGATGGCGACATCATCAGCCGCCCAGGGCCGCGCATCCTGGAAGGGCTGAAGGCGCTGGCCGCGCTGATTCACCCGGAGTTGAAGTAGCGCGGGCAAGCGCAAGGAGACGCACTCATGCGCGTAAACTGGAGGCGAAGGGCCATCGTGCTGCCGGTGCTGGGCGGCATTCTGGTCGGGGCCATCGTGCTGGCGACGGCGATAGGCTCGGTGCCGTTGCCGCTGGGCGAGGTGGTGCGCGCCCTCGCCTCCAGACTCACGGGCGCGGCGGTCGGCGGCTCGTCCGACACCATCATCTGGCAGATTCGCGTGCCCCGCGTGCTGACCGCCGCGATGGTGGGTGGGGCGTTGAGCACGGCGGGTGCCGTGTTCCAGGGGCTGCTGCGCAACCCCATGGCCGACCCGTACATCATCGGCACGTCGGGCGGGGCGGCCCTGGGCGCAACCATCGCCCTCATGGTGCCGATTCAGATGAGCCTGTTCGGCTTCACGTTCGTGTCCGTCGCGGCGTTCGCGGGCGCGCTGGGGGCGGTGCTCGTGGTGTACAACGTGGCGCGGGTGGGCCCCCGCACGCCCGTTACCACGCTCCTGCTCACCGGCTTCGCCTTGAGTTCCGTCCTGGCAGCCATCATGTCGTTCCTCATGTTCATCTCCAACAACGCGCTGCGGCGCATCATCCTGTGGACGATGGGCGGGCTGTCGGGCGCGGGGTGGACGCAGTTGGCGGTGGTCATCCCCGTCGTCCTCGTCGCCCTGGCCATCACCTACACGCTGGCGCCCGACCTGAACGCCTTCCTGCTGGGCGATGAGCAGGCCGCCGCGCTGGGGGTGCATGTGGAGCGGCGCAAGTTGGCGTTCCTGGGCCTCGGCTCGTGGCTCACGGCAGCGGCGGTGTCGGTGAGCGGGCTGGTCGGGTTCGTGGGGCTGGTCGTCCCCCACGTGGTGCGGCTCATCATGGGGCCCGATCATCGCCTGCTGCTGCCGGCGTCCACGCTGGTGGGCGGCGTGTTCCTCGTGCTGGCCGACTTGCTGGCGCGGTCGCTGATGCC
The nucleotide sequence above comes from Chloroflexota bacterium. Encoded proteins:
- a CDS encoding 4Fe-4S binding protein; the protein is MTKHGTKSWTPLLRRLSQLAFGMFILISSVRHSLATTEGSLPSVDAYCPFGGLETLWKLATQGSFISKTHPSNIVLALGLLTGTLLVGGAFCGWVCPFGGLQDLLQWVRRKLRLPEVKVPARLDRVLTYGRYLVLAGILYATIQTGKMWFADYDPYRTIFSLGWLFEFNWAEAWPAYVTSLAILVGALFIPRLWCRYLCPLGAVISLGQRLSIFRIRRNPQTCISCHKCDRVCPAKITVSKKQSVTADCVACLKCVEVCPVKDTLYVGLIVDKTATAAPKEVTA
- a CDS encoding cobalamin-binding protein; the protein is MNKRTRILAGALAVLLLIVLIVYLAPRLAGTPQQAAPTATPVPPTATPVPPTPTPAPVQVTDDLGKALTLPKPPQRIISLAPSVTEILFAIGAGDKVVGVQDFSNYPPEAASLPKIGGFPLNYELIASLQPDLCIGADITSPDDIAKLEDLGLKVMIVNRTDLEGIFTNIELVGKAVGMEQSANALAASLRAELQALQDRLKAATTKPRVFVELDETLYTVGPGSFIHPLVELAGGTNIAADANNPYPQLSAEQIIAKDPEVIILTDAAYGVTPEQVKARAGWDQITAVKTGAVYPIDGDIISRPGPRILEGLKALAALIHPELK
- a CDS encoding iron chelate uptake ABC transporter family permease subunit; its protein translation is MRVNWRRRAIVLPVLGGILVGAIVLATAIGSVPLPLGEVVRALASRLTGAAVGGSSDTIIWQIRVPRVLTAAMVGGALSTAGAVFQGLLRNPMADPYIIGTSGGAALGATIALMVPIQMSLFGFTFVSVAAFAGALGAVLVVYNVARVGPRTPVTTLLLTGFALSSVLAAIMSFLMFISNNALRRIILWTMGGLSGAGWTQLAVVIPVVLVALAITYTLAPDLNAFLLGDEQAAALGVHVERRKLAFLGLGSWLTAAAVSVSGLVGFVGLVVPHVVRLIMGPDHRLLLPASTLVGGVFLVLADLLARSLMPPAELPVGIITALVGGPFFIYLLRKARREYSF